The Neodiprion lecontei isolate iyNeoLeco1 chromosome 6, iyNeoLeco1.1, whole genome shotgun sequence sequence tcAAAGAAGACGCTAAGATCTACACAGTGAACAAAAATGCACGGTGTGATAATTAAACTAACAATATAACGTGTGAATTGTAAACAGAAAGcttccataaaaaaaattccgtacAGTTATAGGTGTACCGAATCTACTGACGGTATTAGATGTTTCTTGCCTGATCAGgttgataaaatgaaatttcacggATTTCGGTTGAACGGTGAGTGGAAGCCCAATTAAAGAAGATAATCAGCGGCACTGCGTAAGATAATTAACTACagactataaataataaagaaaaacaagaatgaCATAAATGAGCGAGGAGGAGAATTAGGCGAGAGGGAAACGAACGATGAATGAACGAGTGGATTCTTACCCGCGAGTCTCGTGAAAATGATGAAGTCCCTTGATGAACCCGTCACGCTCCCGCTGATAGGTGACAGGGTCCTTGTTGAGGAATTTGGCCATGTTAAGGAGCGCGTGGGCGTATTAATTAAGGATCGCGCTAGGTTTACGCGAGCACATGTGCCGCGGGGGGGCATTTACGCCAGGGTTGCAATAACCCCCGACGCAATTACTCTCCTTACTTCCAGGTGTACCCTCGTCGACGTTCTCGTCGCAGCTAGATGTCTCGGCCTGAGATGATTTCGAGCCGCGGCGGCAAACATCGGACTTGTAGTTTTACGGGCGTTGGGAAGAACCCGAATATCGTTGtcttttttaaaatcgcgaacaCAGGATGACGAGGGGCGAGAAAAAGGGAGatggagagagaaagaacCGGGGAAAGCCGGAGggatgtgtgtgtatatatatatatatgagtgtatgtatgtgtgcgtGTCGTGTGTTAAGTTAGGTCCGAgtgcgtatacgtatacgtatacacgtatgaATAAGGAGATGGGAAGAATCCGCGTTGCAAATGCAGACACACAGAGGGACAGAGAGAGAAGTAgcgaaggagagagagagagagagagagagagattgcCAAGTATCGCCGAATATTTGTCCTCTTTCCTCGTTATCCGATCGAAGAACAATAAGAACGATAGGCGATAGGTCCTCCCGAGCCCTCGGGAACCGGTCGCGGGGCAACAAAAACACACACGCGGGATTCTCACAGTGGCAACTGTTCGGAGATGCGGGATATACGCAAGCCACACACGCGACTGTACGGCGAGGCAAGGCGAGGCGAgacgaggcgaggcgaggcgaggcgaggcgcaAGCAAGGATGCCCCTTGCTGCTTGCTAACCAAGAAAGTCCAATCTCTCTAGCGGGAAAACGCTTGGCGATCCAAGGGAGCTCCGCTCCTCGTAGTCGGTGCCTCGTTATCGAGTACCGTACGCGAGTTCGCGTAGACCGGACACTCCACTGGCAGTACGCCACTAGCAAGCCGCGATTACGGGACTTGCAATCATCGATTCACCTGTCACTTGTCACTTAACGCACTATGTACACCGTCCCGCCGCCTCGTACGCGGCACCGAACTCTGCGTAATCCTCGAAAAAACTCCCCTCGCGATGCCAGAAAATGTACGCGCGCACGGGAACCCTTCTTTACCGCGTTTCTGGCTCCGATGCCTGACGTACCCGACCGTATATCAAAATGGCGTCCCTTACGACTGGCATCCATTCGATTCGCCTCGCGGAATTCACCTACGAGATCAGGATCGACGGTTCAATCGCACTCTTGCTAACCGTAGCCGGCGAGACCCTCACCTGTATTTAACTCATTTTATACACCCTCGAGCCACGGTACCAGCGTACTTTGGTGATTATACGATACGTACGTTTACCAAAATCCCCGGTcatggaatatttttactttcaaaatggatggatggatggtaAGGCTTAGGCTCTCCACCAGTAGCGGATGTTTGAATTTCGTATCGTCTCACCGCCAGGGGCGTACCGTTCGGCATTGCCCTGTGTCTCCATCTTGTCCACGCTGCGCCAACTATCGATACTCTCCTTTATTCCAGATACCTGCCTGCGGGTATTGTGAAACAAACTACGAGCGGTATTTTCGAGTAGACTGACTTTTTCACACATTTTACGTAAAACGAGTaacaaaaatttagaaatattaTGTTTTCCCATATTCGTTAACATACGCGTATCGTATCCTCTATAATATCCCACTACGGGACGCCGTTATTATTCAAAACTTAATTAACGTTGTAATTCTTACCGTTCTTCACAAATACCGAACGGTCTAGAACATTTTCTCCGTTCTTGTTTTCGTACGTCCCGCCACGCCTTGCTCCGGAACCCGAGGTTAAGTTTCTCTGTAAAATATAACGGAACGACACTGTTTCGTCATTTCGAACGTGAGCGCCTTTTACAATCGCACGGAGAAATAATCGCAACAATTGTCGACCAACGCGGACGAACTCGAGCATGTATCAACGGGATACGATTTATCAAACACAAGACGATCGAATTTTACCACTCGTAGAAAAGTTAACCTCTGTGTTCGTTATTTAATTATTGACACGTTAGCGGAAAGATGACTTACAAACGTAGAAAATATCACAAGGGAGATACACATCTGAAAAAAGGATGGAGGACTAAACGACGAACGAAAGATCTTGACGAGGTGAgattcgatgtttttttttctgcgaaCTGAATACACGCGGCGCGCCTCACGCCACCACGTGGCCGGTTATTGTTATCATCGTTCTTGGTtggatttcgattttttaccACTTAATTTAACGGTTCACATGTCGCGTGATTGAATTGCAGATCAACGAGGACATCAAGGATGAATATGCTCCCGCATTATTGAACCAGGAAGTGGATTTGGACAAGCCGGGTGCGGCTCAGCACTACTGCCTACATTGCGCGTTAGTATTTTCAACATGACATAACCTCATCTAACCTATCCTGGTTCATCTTCCGAAGGATTTTCAGTATTGTAGAAATTAATTACTACTCTTTTGCAGGAGGTACTTTATCGACAACAAGGCACTCCTCGATCACTTTACCACCAAAGTTCACAAGCGCAGACTCAAGGCCTTAGAACTGGAGCCGTACACAATTGAAGACTCTGAAAGAGCTGCTGGTAAAGGAAATTACGTTCTGCCGAGGAAGCGAAAGATCGAGACACAGCCGGGGAAAGATGCGGACAAAATTGAGGTCGACGATGACGATGTCGATGCGGCGCCAGCtacaaaaataacaagaaCCGAAGATAACACTCTGGCATAAGGGAAAACCGTAGAACATAGGTAGACATTAAATAAAGAGGTTCACACTAAATATAGGTCCAGATAATTTAACATTTTCTGCAACATGGCGAATGTTGGTATAAGACTGTTGAGCATGAAACATGTCTTCTTTCTGGGACGCTTGTCACTGAATCTTAACGTGCGCACTTATGTTTCGGCACTCTTTGTATCTGGCAAAAGGGCTAGCGAATCGTTTGCGATTCTGTCCCCCTATCTCGACTTTGACGAGCGATTTTCAGACATGGATAAGTTGAAAAACGAGTTGAAATTGCGCGCTCTTGATGTCGATGCtgaaagtgtgaaaaattcat is a genomic window containing:
- the LOC107221145 gene encoding zinc finger protein 593 homolog — protein: MTYKRRKYHKGDTHLKKGWRTKRRTKDLDEINEDIKDEYAPALLNQEVDLDKPGAAQHYCLHCARYFIDNKALLDHFTTKVHKRRLKALELEPYTIEDSERAAGKGNYVLPRKRKIETQPGKDADKIEVDDDDVDAAPATKITRTEDNTLA